A single genomic interval of Juglans regia cultivar Chandler chromosome 1, Walnut 2.0, whole genome shotgun sequence harbors:
- the LOC109003790 gene encoding uncharacterized protein LOC109003790 produces the protein MDLERAAIKVVTGDQHAFVASLIVQPALIDEIKHAQKKDSGLVRLVEEVEKVNKSELSFSEDGILRFKSRLCMLNNEEIKRIILEEAHCSLDTVHPGSRKMYRDLRVFFVERYEKGNCQICRTMPNMPTGESGTYETSKVIATTPDSIMEVGAYFCRLCYRTTTDTDWSRCNMGDSGPLDEDRSLCAYQNFL, from the coding sequence ATGGACTTAGAAAGAGCTGCTATTAAGGTTGTTACTGGTGACCAGCATGCGTTCGTAGCCAGTTTGATAGTTCAACCAGCTTTGATAGACGAAATTAAGCATGCCCAGAAAAAAGATTCAGGGTTAGTGAGATTGGtggaagaagtagaaaaagtgaataaatccGAGCTCAGCTTTTCTGAAGATGGAATATTAAGGTTCAAAAGTAGATTATGTATGCTGaacaatgaagaaataaaaagaatcatTCTCGAAGAAGCGCACTGCTCTCTTGACACAGTTCACCCAGGTAGTAGAAAAATGTATCGAGACTTGAGAGTCTTTTTTGTAGAACGGTATGAAAAGGGAAATTGCCaaatttgtagaacaatgcCTAACATGCCAACAGGTGAAAGTGGAACATACGAGACCAGCAAGGTTATTGCAACCACTCCAGATTCTATAATGGAAGTGGGAGCATATTTCTGTAGACTTTGTTACAGGACTACCACGGACACTGACTGGTCAAGATGCAATATGGGTGATAGTGGACCGCTTGACGAAGACCGCTCACTTTGTGCCtatcaaaatttcttataa
- the LOC109003954 gene encoding uncharacterized protein LOC109003954, translating into MSSTSRAIVAASVGVVEAMKDQMGICRWNYIIRSAQQNTKNHLRSLSQTKNLSSSTSAVVSSKARDQKMKKSEESLRTVMYLSCWGPN; encoded by the coding sequence ATGAGTTCAACAAGCAGAGCTATTGTAGCAGCCAGCGTAGGAGTTGTGGAGGCCATGAAAGACCAGATGGGTATCTGCAGGtggaattatattataagatccGCTCAGCAAAACACAAAGAACCATCTCCGGTCGTTATCTCAGACTAAGAACCTCTCCTCTTCAACTTCCGCAGTGGTTTCAAGCAAAGCAAGAGATCAGAAAATGAAGAAGTCGGAAGAGTCTTTGAGGACAGTCATGTACTTAAGCTGTTGGGGTCCCAATTGA
- the LOC109003891 gene encoding uncharacterized protein LOC109003891, translating into MSSTSRAIVAASIGVVEAMKDQMGISRWNYSLRSSQQNTRNHLRSSSQAKSLSSSTSAVVSSEVREEQMKKSEESLRKVMYLSCWGPNY; encoded by the coding sequence ATGAGTTCAACAAGCAGAGCTATTGTAGCAGCCAGCATAGGAGTTGTGGAGGCCATGAAGGACCAGATGGGCATAAGCAGGTGGAATTATAGTTTAAGATCCTCTCAGCAAAATACAAGGAACCATCTCCGATCGTCGTCTCAGGCCAAGAGCCTCTCCTCTTCAACTTCTGCAGTGGTTTCAAGCGAAGTAAGAGAGGAGCAAATGAAGAAGTCAGAAGAGTCTTTGAGAAAAGTAATGTACTTGAGCTGTTGGGGTCCCAACTATTGA
- the LOC108983834 gene encoding uncharacterized protein LOC108983834 has translation MSSTSRAIVAASIAVVEAMKDQMGICRWNYMLRSPQQNTMNHLRRLSQAKSLSSSTSAVVSSEVREEQMKKSEESLRKVMYLSCWGPNY, from the coding sequence ATGAGTTCAACAAGCAGAGCTATTGTAGCAGCCAGCATAGCAGTTGTGGAGGCCATGAAAGACCAGATGGGTATATGCAGGTGGAATTATATGTTAAGATCCCCTCAGCAAAATACAATGAACCATCTCCGACGGTTATCTCAGGCCAAGAGCCTCTCCTCTTCAACTTCTGCAGTGGTTTCAAGCGAAGTAAGAGAGGAGCAAATGAAAAAGTCAGAAGAGTCTTTGAGAAAAGTAATGTACTTGAGCTGTTGGGGTCCCAATTATTGA